A window of Cucurbita pepo subsp. pepo cultivar mu-cu-16 chromosome LG06, ASM280686v2, whole genome shotgun sequence contains these coding sequences:
- the LOC111797232 gene encoding 1-aminocyclopropane-1-carboxylate oxidase 5-like, producing MAIPVIDFSKLDGEERAKTLNQIANGCEEWGFFQLVNHGIPEELLERVKRVCSECYKLEREESFKSSKPVKLLNDLLENKSGEKLENLDWEDVFLLHDNNEWPSNIPGFKETMAKYRSELKKLAEKVMALMDENLGLPEGYIKAAFNGGEGLEKAFFGTKVSHYPPCPYPELVNGLRAHTDAGGVILLFQDDQVGGLQILKDGQWIDVQPLHNSIVINTGDQIEVLSNGKYKSVWHRILATPNGNRRSIASFYNPSLEATIAPAAQLVDKANQEVEEGYPKFVFGDYMSVYAEQKFLPKEPRFQAVRAV from the exons aTGGCAATTCCAGTCATTGATTTCTCAAAGCTTGATGGAGAAGAAAGGGCCAAGACATTGAATCAGATAGCTAATGGCTGTGAAGAATGGGGATTCTTTCAG CTGGTGAACCATGGGATTCCTGAAGAGCTCCTAGAGAGGGTAAAGAGGGTTTGTTCAGAGTGTTACAAGctggaaagagaagaaagtttCAAGAGTTCAAAACCTGTGAAGCTCCTGAATGATTTGCTGGAAAACAAGAGCGGTGAGAAGCTGGAAAATCTTGATTGGGAAGATGTCTTCCTTCTCCATGATAACAACGAATGGCCCTCCAACATTCCTGGATTCAA GGAAACCATGGCAAAGTACAGATCGGAGCTGAAGAAGCTAGCCGAAAAGGTGATGGCATTGATGGATGAGAACTTAGGTTTACCTGAAGGATACATTAAGGCTGCCTTCAATGGTGGCGAAGGGCTGGAAAAGGCCTTCTTTGGCACCAAAGTCAGCCACTATCCACCATGCCCATACCCAGAGCTGGTGAATGGCCTTCGTGCCCACACCGATGCTGGCGGTGTCATCTTGCTCTTCCAAGATGACCAGGTGGGAGGCCTTCAAATCCTGAAAGACGGGCAGTGGATAGATGTCCAGCCATTACACAACTCCATAGTCATTAACACAGGTGATCAGATTGAGGTCCTGAGCAATGGGAAATACAAGAGTGTTTGGCACCGGATTTTGGCCACCCCAAATGGGAACAGGAGATCAATTGCTTCGTTCTACAACCCATCACTGGAAGCCACCATAGCCCCTGCAGCACAGTTGGTGGATAAAGCAAACCAGGAGGTGGAAGAAGGATATCCTAAGTTTGTGTTTGGAGACTACATGTCGGTTTATGCTGAGCAGAAGTTCCTCCCAAAGGAACCAAGGTTTCAAGCTGTCAGGGCAGTGTGA